A single genomic interval of Lewinellaceae bacterium harbors:
- a CDS encoding sulfatase, whose amino-acid sequence MQKSTTVLRYFVFALIALSTASSTPFTEKRPNILFIMTDDHAQQAISSYGSTLIRTPNIDRLGKEGALFENSFVTNSICAPSRAVLLTGKYSHLNGVRDNRDTFDGSQPTLPKLLQQAGYHTAIVGKWHLKTEPTGFDYWNVLIGQGQYYNPSMIEMGDTVQYEGYATTVTTDLALNVLQNRPKDKPFCLFYQHKAPHRNFMPEPQYFSAWEDDTIPLPATFYDDYQGRPAAAEADMRVADMYMGFDMKLLPEDYEGYPEGSGGNADFDVSESWKNTIERLNPEQRAKWDQHYDNVRRGFRENQPRGKALTEWKFQRYIKDYLRSVLSVDAQIGRMLDYLDETGLAENTVVVYTSDQGFYLGEHGWYDKRFMYEPSLRTPLLIRYPKSIPAGSRISAMALNLDLAPTLLDFAGTPIPEDMQGLSLKSLLESGKARRWRQAIYYHYYEYPHGWHKVRPHYGIRTERYKLIHFYNEPAYWELYDLAQDPDELDNLYGKSAYQKQVIKLKRQLEGLRKQYQDGS is encoded by the coding sequence ATGCAGAAGTCTACTACCGTATTGCGATACTTTGTTTTTGCGCTGATCGCCCTGTCCACAGCAAGCAGCACGCCCTTTACCGAAAAAAGGCCCAACATCCTCTTCATCATGACGGACGACCACGCCCAGCAGGCCATCAGCAGCTACGGCAGCACGCTCATCCGCACGCCGAACATCGACCGGCTGGGGAAAGAGGGGGCGCTGTTCGAAAACAGCTTTGTCACCAACTCCATCTGCGCGCCCAGCCGGGCGGTTTTGCTCACCGGAAAATACAGCCACCTCAACGGCGTGCGCGACAACCGGGATACCTTCGATGGTTCTCAGCCTACCCTCCCCAAGCTGCTGCAACAGGCCGGTTACCACACCGCCATCGTCGGCAAGTGGCACCTGAAAACCGAACCTACCGGTTTCGATTACTGGAACGTGCTCATTGGGCAGGGCCAGTATTACAACCCCAGCATGATCGAAATGGGCGACACGGTACAGTACGAAGGCTATGCTACAACAGTTACTACCGACCTGGCCCTCAACGTATTGCAGAACCGCCCGAAGGACAAGCCCTTCTGCCTGTTCTACCAGCACAAGGCGCCCCACCGCAACTTCATGCCGGAGCCGCAGTATTTTTCCGCCTGGGAAGACGACACCATCCCCCTGCCCGCTACCTTTTACGACGACTACCAGGGCCGCCCCGCCGCCGCCGAGGCGGATATGCGGGTGGCGGATATGTACATGGGCTTTGACATGAAGCTCCTGCCCGAAGATTATGAGGGCTATCCGGAAGGCAGCGGCGGCAACGCCGATTTCGACGTCTCCGAATCCTGGAAGAACACCATAGAAAGGCTCAACCCGGAACAACGGGCCAAGTGGGACCAACACTACGACAACGTGCGCCGGGGGTTTAGAGAAAACCAGCCCCGCGGCAAGGCCCTAACCGAATGGAAATTCCAGCGCTACATCAAGGACTACCTGCGGAGCGTGCTTTCCGTCGATGCGCAGATCGGGAGGATGCTGGACTATCTGGATGAAACGGGGCTGGCGGAAAATACGGTCGTGGTGTATACTTCCGACCAGGGCTTCTACCTTGGCGAGCACGGCTGGTACGACAAGCGCTTTATGTACGAACCATCGCTGCGCACTCCGCTGCTGATCCGCTATCCGAAAAGCATTCCTGCCGGCAGCCGCATCTCCGCTATGGCCCTCAACCTGGACCTCGCTCCTACCCTGCTGGATTTCGCCGGCACCCCCATTCCTGAGGATATGCAAGGGCTTTCGCTGAAGTCCCTGCTCGAATCAGGCAAAGCCCGCCGCTGGCGCCAGGCCATTTACTACCACTACTACGAATACCCGCACGGCTGGCACAAGGTGCGCCCCCACTACGGCATCCGCACCGAACGATACAAGCTGATCCATTTCTACAACGAGCCGGCATACTGGGAACTGTACGACCTGGCCCAAGACCCGGATGAACTGGATAACCTCTACGGCAAATCAGCGTATCAAAAACAGGTTATAAAACTAAAGAGGCAATTGGAAGGGCTGCGGAAACAGTATCAGGATGGCAGCTAA
- a CDS encoding serine hydrolase — protein MQRLLFLLVGQFIFFSAFGQLSGHYQFEQDGKTMALREKMAAEGVPGFSAYLIYGSRQDSLAVGTLEQDGERSVEHTTAFPAGAMSEAPVLFEILRLADAGDISLEDPVEKYLPKLRDKRWLKAQPVTIRDLILRRKSFGGPMKPAGYAAGETWPELNRILEEGNAAFPNGLAVRSNRNRKQKPQCANAILLQLILEQYYKQPLPEIMAERVLKPLGMRHSFYATELEAGQEKEIALGHNQSGATLPGGYRRYPELAAAGLWTTPADYALFVQHVIRAAKGEDNRFLKPATAKAGLTSQTGYRSLLFHIQQDGLIYWGGNAKGYFTAMQASLKDDYVMVAFCNGDLNWPLVMGSLYQSGGWIAQQRKGESLVLFTQPGDEALSAKLRLKLKDYARKNQVNYMELDARQGVPGCITATPALLFQSPQGRTLFGGKVTEWSAVQNFIRAASSRPVPPAAAASGPILVRGEGRQTVGFPLKWTAWQGGTPASDWQAAFLRVLEKRLGAKFEREAGFFPTDRRFYLDVHPYVQGDSAFLSLAVFSQFDCIHPVFDNFGKPVAGTLAEKAALLETAAELVAGVARERLAEVQFGDALFALPENTPVVEFENLGLRIPEKEKALARPQPAARPASFSGQWGRLRALREGQPLLQFNFPSPLERYAGEVRSLNGQLAYAGGQLSGTFTAELKSMTMGMAELDAKVLKQYLKVRRYATATFSFEEQAINLQWDLENEAQIAGNLQFLGENVPLVVGARLLPHSADGSIEVQVRFELNIARPFGLPGPDGPTGARERLQFSLQFQVAG, from the coding sequence ATGCAGCGATTACTCTTTCTATTAGTTGGCCAATTCATCTTCTTTTCGGCCTTTGGGCAATTATCTGGCCACTATCAATTTGAGCAGGATGGGAAAACGATGGCCTTAAGAGAAAAGATGGCCGCCGAAGGCGTACCTGGCTTTAGTGCCTACCTGATCTATGGAAGCCGGCAAGACTCATTGGCGGTGGGGACACTGGAACAGGACGGAGAGCGTAGCGTAGAACACACCACGGCCTTTCCGGCAGGCGCCATGTCGGAGGCGCCGGTATTGTTCGAGATTTTGCGGCTGGCCGATGCGGGCGATATCAGCCTGGAAGATCCGGTTGAAAAGTACCTGCCGAAACTTCGGGACAAGCGCTGGCTGAAAGCTCAACCCGTCACCATCCGCGACCTCATTCTGCGCCGGAAAAGCTTTGGCGGCCCGATGAAGCCTGCAGGTTATGCGGCAGGTGAAACCTGGCCGGAGCTAAACCGGATTTTAGAGGAGGGCAACGCCGCCTTCCCCAATGGGCTGGCCGTGCGCAGCAACCGAAATAGGAAGCAAAAGCCACAATGCGCCAATGCCATCTTGTTGCAACTGATCCTGGAGCAGTATTACAAGCAGCCCCTGCCGGAAATCATGGCCGAGCGGGTGCTGAAGCCGCTTGGCATGAGGCATTCCTTTTATGCCACAGAATTGGAAGCCGGACAGGAAAAGGAAATCGCCCTCGGCCACAATCAATCGGGTGCCACCCTGCCCGGAGGATACCGGCGTTACCCGGAGCTGGCAGCTGCCGGCTTGTGGACAACTCCTGCCGATTACGCTCTTTTTGTCCAGCATGTCATACGGGCGGCTAAAGGCGAAGACAATCGCTTTCTGAAGCCGGCAACCGCCAAGGCCGGCCTAACGTCACAAACCGGCTACCGCTCCCTTTTATTTCACATCCAACAAGATGGCCTCATCTACTGGGGGGGCAATGCCAAAGGCTACTTCACCGCCATGCAGGCCAGCCTAAAAGACGACTACGTAATGGTGGCCTTCTGCAACGGCGACCTCAATTGGCCGCTGGTAATGGGCAGCCTGTATCAATCCGGCGGCTGGATCGCCCAGCAGCGCAAGGGCGAAAGCCTGGTGCTGTTTACCCAGCCGGGCGATGAAGCGCTGTCTGCGAAACTGAGGCTGAAGCTAAAGGATTACGCCAGAAAAAATCAAGTCAACTATATGGAGCTGGACGCCAGGCAGGGGGTGCCGGGCTGCATCACGGCTACTCCTGCGCTGCTGTTTCAGTCACCTCAAGGCCGCACGCTCTTTGGAGGTAAGGTGACGGAGTGGAGTGCCGTCCAGAACTTCATCCGTGCCGCCAGCAGCCGGCCCGTGCCTCCGGCGGCAGCGGCAAGTGGCCCCATCCTGGTGCGCGGGGAGGGCCGCCAAACCGTTGGTTTTCCCTTGAAATGGACGGCCTGGCAAGGCGGAACCCCTGCATCAGATTGGCAAGCCGCTTTCCTGCGGGTTCTGGAGAAGCGCCTCGGCGCGAAGTTCGAAAGGGAAGCCGGCTTTTTCCCCACCGACCGCCGGTTCTACCTCGATGTCCATCCCTACGTCCAGGGCGACAGCGCCTTCCTGAGCCTGGCCGTTTTCAGCCAGTTCGACTGCATCCACCCGGTGTTCGACAATTTCGGGAAGCCGGTGGCGGGCACATTGGCTGAAAAAGCAGCGCTGCTTGAAACGGCGGCGGAACTGGTGGCCGGCGTAGCCAGGGAGCGCCTGGCGGAAGTTCAATTCGGCGATGCGCTGTTTGCCCTGCCGGAAAATACGCCGGTTGTGGAATTTGAAAACCTGGGTTTAAGGATTCCTGAGAAGGAAAAGGCGCTTGCCCGCCCCCAACCGGCTGCCCGTCCGGCGAGCTTTTCCGGGCAGTGGGGCCGCCTCCGGGCGTTGCGGGAAGGGCAGCCTCTGCTCCAGTTCAATTTCCCCAGCCCCCTGGAGCGTTACGCCGGGGAAGTGCGCAGCCTGAATGGCCAACTGGCTTATGCCGGAGGCCAGTTGAGCGGTACATTTACCGCCGAACTGAAATCCATGACCATGGGCATGGCGGAGCTGGACGCCAAAGTGCTGAAGCAGTACCTAAAAGTCCGCCGCTACGCAACGGCTACTTTCTCCTTTGAGGAGCAAGCGATAAACTTGCAATGGGATCTGGAAAATGAAGCTCAAATCGCCGGCAACTTGCAATTCCTGGGAGAAAATGTTCCGCTCGTGGTAGGCGCCAGGCTGTTGCCGCATTCCGCCGATGGCAGCATCGAAGTCCAGGTACGGTTTGAACTGAACATTGCCCGCCCCTTCGGCCTGCCCGGGCCCGACGGGCCAACCGGGGCCAGAGAACGCCTGCAGTTCAGCCTGCAGTTTCAGGTGGCGGGTTGA
- a CDS encoding AraC family transcriptional regulator → MLFEFNLYSSLLLIGVVQGIVYGILLVARGRKEGARADYWMAGLLLLLALFVSQWMLGFAGWYDSHDWHTTIMFYLPFSPPFLLGPAFFCYFLSLANAHFQLRKYWKHFIPAAFFLLLDTVVAARDLLIWTIFQGKELPFFHNTRGPWAEYLDNLDEWWYNLLGPLSQLHLIAYLMATIYLYRRYKKYLVANFSNPEPLQFRWLNFIIIILGATFAVSLAGRVASMFVEMSYIQAWYYYFVVSVAIFVLSIQAYRQSTRNLLQLDFLPDAGPPPTVEAGEPAAPNTPDSDLEQLRRRLDGLMAAERPYLDPDLNIRQLAERLNSNTTYLSRVINGSYGQNFNDFINGYRVRAFEEKLRAGEHQKYTFLSLALDCGFNSKATFNRAFRKHTGKSPGEYVEGQ, encoded by the coding sequence ATGCTTTTCGAGTTTAATCTTTACTCTTCCCTGCTTCTGATCGGTGTGGTTCAGGGCATCGTTTACGGTATATTGTTGGTGGCTCGCGGCCGAAAGGAAGGCGCCCGCGCCGATTACTGGATGGCGGGCCTGTTGCTGCTGCTTGCGCTTTTCGTCTCCCAGTGGATGCTGGGATTTGCCGGCTGGTACGACAGCCACGACTGGCATACGACGATTATGTTCTACCTGCCTTTTAGCCCGCCTTTCCTGCTGGGCCCTGCTTTTTTCTGCTATTTTCTGTCTCTTGCCAATGCCCACTTTCAGCTTCGAAAATATTGGAAGCACTTTATCCCGGCTGCTTTCTTTTTGCTGTTGGACACAGTCGTTGCTGCTCGCGATCTATTGATCTGGACTATTTTTCAGGGAAAAGAGCTGCCCTTTTTTCACAACACCAGAGGCCCCTGGGCAGAGTACCTGGACAACCTGGACGAGTGGTGGTACAACCTGCTGGGGCCGCTGAGCCAGCTCCATTTGATCGCTTACCTGATGGCCACTATTTATCTGTACCGGCGCTATAAGAAATACCTGGTAGCCAATTTTTCCAATCCAGAGCCCCTGCAGTTTCGCTGGCTCAATTTCATCATCATTATTCTGGGCGCCACCTTTGCCGTTTCCCTGGCCGGACGGGTGGCCAGCATGTTCGTAGAAATGAGTTACATCCAGGCCTGGTATTATTATTTTGTGGTCTCTGTCGCCATATTCGTGCTGAGCATCCAGGCCTACCGCCAGTCCACCCGCAACCTGTTGCAACTGGATTTCCTGCCTGATGCCGGCCCGCCTCCCACAGTTGAAGCGGGTGAGCCCGCCGCTCCCAACACCCCGGATTCCGACTTGGAACAACTCCGCCGCCGCCTCGATGGCCTCATGGCCGCTGAACGCCCTTATCTCGACCCCGACCTCAACATCCGGCAACTGGCCGAACGCCTGAATTCCAATACGACCTACCTCAGCCGCGTGATCAACGGCAGTTATGGCCAAAACTTCAATGATTTCATCAACGGCTACCGCGTAAGGGCTTTCGAGGAGAAACTGCGCGCCGGCGAACACCAAAAATATACCTTCCTCAGCCTCGCTCTGGATTGCGGCTTCAATTCTAAAGCTACTTTCAACCGGGCGTTCCGGAAGCATACCGGGAAGAGCCCGGGGGAGTATGTTGAAGGGCAGTGA
- a CDS encoding choice-of-anchor L domain-containing protein yields the protein MITDWKLALFIALLAISSQLLGQPLEVNNAPPITPGNLITNIFLGDGVEVLDVQFQGSAASVGFFQNGEDEIGLGRGIVMSTGYAASAPGRVGVDASGSMLSNEIVSGLASDPDMEALSGSSNINDLVAYTITFIPISDTLSFRYAFASEEYPEYVCSDFNDVFGFFISGPGINGPYSNNAENIALIPNTSLPVAINNVNPGLVGTNGDAVNCIPPEGTLAFSQYYNSNTGSASRPVFDGITDVFTAETAVYPCSTYTIKLVICDVADEFFDSGVFLEAKSFGTGSLNVKTATVSLDGSVAEGCTAGELVFSLPAPAESDYAIDYSILGTAQNGVDYQFIPAGLFIPAGDSVLSIPIIAFDDGLAEGTEAIVIDVQRDPCNRDTLIIPIKENVLLEPELRPDTSLCRGDSVRLDGTVDVPLPSPLTFYNEDTLVISPSNLTLYSDIDVFGVLPATLGPGVIRSVCIEDLQTTWADDLRIFLIAPGGQFMELVTDIGNAGDNFIGTCFTPTAAVPITSLSAADQPFTGEFAPEGLWEDLYGENNPTNGTWRLAVLDKFLADTPVLNRWSITFTPLYEINYEWQPTAGLSCADCPDPVVRPDTAATYVVTATDSYGCESYDTVALEILPALDAPQLACAAVTGSSITVAWPGVPGATGYEVNVDSAGWEPASGANEHTVNGLFLATTVNVEVRATGPCSSLIASIACSTPGCAPPAAQVVSTSDVSCFGGADGSLTLAASDGTAPYQYVLDGQSNATGTFAGLPAGTYLAQAIDATGCPASLQVTINQPDSVIGVAATQAPTCYGSADGSAAFEISGGHPPFSFSWNNGQTDSIASGLAAGTYLADVSDAEGCAYSFQLTLQEPDPVEVEIATDSVRCFGGSIGGRAVVTATGGTGMYTYAFPPGTLIGTTPNQAVALSQGIYGVTITDTNGCEASDSFAIYQPEALQLQLSIEDVLCANGTNGGASVLVSGGTGAYAYYWQDTVGDTLGTAPGISGLAAGLYVLDVADAYGCRTSDIFTISAPPPIGYMLDVQPATCPNSADGVASLEVSGGTAGYAYNWSDIGPGPAVRNGLPAGNYFVTVTDLNSCSVEIPVAIESPPPIVLDFATMPVSCPGSADGQATALPSGGGGNYSYSWATGQNTAIAGGLPAGPVSVTVTDGNGCQATAVAEIGEASPLLLELEGEGPACFDGNDGTATATVQGGAGNYSYQWSNGQSGPTASGLPSGAHSVTVTDGNGCTAVGSVLLEEPAVLTNFITTQPASCNPEPDGLATANAQGGTPPYRYSWSDGQSQANAQSLAMGVYTLTLTDANGCALTDTVEVDGIPFISLSLESRDVSCNGGADGVVSVNAQGGSGNYSYNWSAGVSSGLQASGLSAGSYFVTVADELGCESVASVMVEEPSALSLEAVVGRVSCSGERDGRISLFVAGGANPYSILWNTGDTTLAIEELGVGAYSATVTDANGCRASRADEVVEASPIGVSIEIEDADCYGEPTGAVRVEASGGLPPFAYRWPGGETAPALEGIPAGSYALSITDAAGCEIVEEIVVGQPSGPLEAAVTPVDVSCFGKKDGRIEIAGSGGTPFYRYSLDGDFFSGNNAFIGLAPGSYNVYIQDINGCAFRAGAVTVGEPQPILVNLGETRAAGFGEAIRLQPEVTGGVGALAYYWEPLDSSLLSCFDCSTPLVTVTGQASIKAIVTDEKGCTGEDIVTVYPQKDRPVFVPTGFTPNGDGSNDRLLVHAKEDIEILVLFFRVYDRWGELLFEANGFEPNDENYGWDGAYRGQPAQGGVYIWHVGVEFVDGNREEVRGNSTLVR from the coding sequence ATGATAACAGATTGGAAACTTGCTTTGTTCATAGCCCTTCTGGCCATTTCCTCACAGCTTTTGGGCCAACCGCTGGAGGTAAACAACGCCCCTCCCATCACCCCCGGCAACCTAATCACCAACATCTTTCTCGGCGACGGAGTGGAAGTGCTGGACGTGCAGTTCCAGGGCTCCGCTGCTTCGGTCGGATTTTTTCAGAACGGGGAAGACGAGATCGGGCTGGGCCGCGGCATTGTCATGTCCACCGGCTATGCCGCTTCTGCGCCGGGGCGGGTGGGGGTGGATGCATCCGGAAGCATGTTGTCGAACGAGATCGTCTCCGGCCTTGCTTCCGACCCGGATATGGAGGCCCTTTCCGGTTCTTCCAACATCAATGACCTGGTTGCCTACACCATCACTTTTATTCCAATATCGGATACCCTCAGTTTCCGTTATGCCTTTGCCTCCGAGGAGTATCCTGAATATGTGTGTTCGGATTTTAACGACGTTTTTGGCTTTTTCATCAGCGGCCCGGGCATCAACGGCCCGTATTCCAATAACGCTGAGAATATTGCCCTCATTCCCAACACCAGCCTGCCGGTGGCGATCAATAACGTAAACCCTGGCTTGGTAGGAACCAACGGGGACGCCGTGAATTGCATTCCCCCCGAAGGCACGCTGGCTTTTTCTCAATACTACAACAGCAATACCGGCAGCGCCAGCCGCCCGGTATTCGATGGCATTACGGATGTTTTTACCGCAGAAACAGCGGTCTACCCCTGCAGCACGTACACCATCAAACTGGTGATCTGCGACGTGGCCGACGAGTTTTTCGATTCCGGCGTTTTTCTGGAAGCCAAGAGTTTCGGCACCGGCTCTTTGAACGTCAAGACGGCCACGGTTAGCCTCGACGGTTCGGTGGCGGAGGGCTGTACGGCCGGCGAACTGGTCTTTTCCCTGCCCGCGCCTGCGGAATCGGATTATGCTATCGATTACAGCATCCTGGGAACGGCACAGAACGGCGTGGATTATCAGTTTATCCCTGCCGGCTTGTTTATCCCTGCCGGCGACAGCGTGCTGTCCATCCCTATCATCGCTTTTGACGACGGCCTGGCGGAGGGAACGGAGGCCATCGTCATCGACGTGCAGCGCGACCCCTGCAACCGCGACACCCTCATCATTCCGATCAAAGAAAACGTGCTGCTCGAACCGGAACTCCGGCCGGATACTTCGCTCTGCCGGGGAGATTCGGTACGGCTGGACGGCACGGTAGATGTGCCGCTTCCCTCTCCTCTTACCTTTTACAACGAAGACACCCTTGTCATCAGCCCCAGCAACTTAACCCTTTATTCCGATATCGATGTTTTTGGCGTTTTGCCGGCTACCCTTGGGCCAGGAGTAATCCGCTCAGTTTGTATCGAGGACCTTCAGACCACCTGGGCCGATGACCTGCGAATTTTCCTGATCGCCCCCGGAGGACAGTTCATGGAACTGGTCACGGACATCGGCAATGCGGGAGACAATTTCATCGGCACCTGTTTTACTCCAACTGCTGCGGTGCCCATCACCAGCCTGAGCGCTGCCGACCAGCCCTTTACCGGAGAATTTGCTCCGGAAGGCTTATGGGAGGACCTCTACGGGGAAAATAACCCCACCAACGGCACCTGGCGGTTGGCTGTGCTGGACAAGTTCCTGGCCGACACGCCGGTTCTGAACCGATGGTCCATAACCTTTACGCCATTGTATGAAATCAATTACGAGTGGCAACCCACCGCCGGGCTCAGTTGTGCGGATTGCCCTGATCCGGTGGTCCGCCCGGACACGGCTGCCACCTATGTCGTAACCGCTACGGATTCCTATGGCTGCGAGTCGTACGATACTGTCGCCCTTGAAATATTGCCTGCGCTGGATGCGCCCCAGCTTGCCTGCGCTGCCGTTACCGGCAGCAGCATCACGGTTGCCTGGCCCGGGGTTCCCGGCGCAACTGGTTACGAAGTAAATGTCGACAGCGCCGGGTGGGAGCCGGCCAGTGGGGCCAACGAGCATACCGTCAATGGCCTTTTCCTGGCCACTACAGTGAATGTTGAGGTGCGGGCGACGGGGCCATGCAGCAGCCTGATAGCTTCGATAGCATGCAGTACGCCCGGTTGCGCGCCGCCCGCTGCCCAGGTTGTTTCCACTTCCGATGTCTCCTGTTTTGGCGGCGCTGACGGCAGCCTCACGCTTGCGGCCAGCGACGGCACGGCCCCTTATCAGTACGTTCTCGACGGCCAAAGCAACGCCACTGGAACCTTTGCCGGCCTGCCCGCCGGCACTTACCTGGCGCAGGCCATTGACGCTACCGGTTGCCCGGCTTCCCTTCAGGTGACGATCAACCAGCCGGATTCCGTTATCGGAGTGGCTGCAACGCAAGCCCCCACTTGCTATGGCAGCGCTGATGGCAGCGCTGCATTTGAAATAAGTGGCGGCCATCCTCCTTTTTCATTTTCCTGGAACAACGGGCAAACAGATTCCATTGCTTCCGGGTTGGCGGCCGGCACTTATTTGGCCGATGTGAGCGATGCCGAAGGGTGTGCCTACTCCTTTCAGTTAACGCTTCAGGAGCCGGACCCTGTTGAGGTGGAGATAGCTACAGATTCGGTGCGGTGCTTTGGCGGAAGTATCGGCGGCAGGGCAGTGGTTACGGCAACCGGCGGCACGGGTATGTATACTTATGCCTTTCCGCCGGGCACCCTCATTGGCACTACGCCCAATCAGGCCGTTGCCCTTAGCCAGGGCATCTACGGGGTAACAATAACGGATACAAATGGCTGCGAGGCATCTGATTCTTTTGCCATTTACCAGCCTGAGGCCTTGCAACTTCAGCTGTCCATTGAGGATGTGCTTTGCGCGAACGGCACCAATGGCGGGGCTTCCGTCCTTGTCAGTGGCGGAACCGGCGCCTATGCTTATTACTGGCAGGATACTGTCGGGGATACTTTGGGGACTGCCCCGGGTATTTCCGGCTTAGCGGCAGGCCTTTATGTGCTGGACGTGGCGGATGCCTACGGTTGCCGGACGTCGGACATTTTTACCATATCGGCGCCGCCGCCCATCGGTTATATGCTTGATGTTCAACCGGCAACCTGCCCGAATTCAGCCGATGGGGTGGCCAGTTTGGAGGTAAGCGGCGGCACCGCCGGTTACGCCTACAATTGGAGCGATATAGGGCCCGGGCCTGCGGTTCGCAACGGCCTGCCTGCCGGCAATTATTTTGTAACGGTTACTGACTTGAATAGCTGTTCGGTAGAAATTCCGGTGGCAATAGAAAGCCCTCCGCCCATCGTACTCGATTTTGCTACGATGCCTGTTTCCTGCCCCGGCAGCGCCGATGGGCAGGCTACGGCCCTGCCTTCCGGCGGCGGCGGCAATTATTCCTACTCCTGGGCAACCGGCCAAAATACGGCGATTGCTGGCGGATTGCCGGCTGGCCCGGTGTCGGTAACCGTAACCGATGGAAATGGCTGCCAGGCTACTGCCGTGGCAGAGATTGGAGAAGCTTCCCCGCTCCTTCTGGAACTGGAAGGCGAGGGCCCGGCTTGTTTTGATGGAAATGACGGAACCGCTACGGCCACAGTCCAGGGTGGCGCCGGCAATTATTCTTACCAGTGGAGCAATGGCCAGAGTGGGCCAACGGCATCGGGCTTGCCGTCTGGGGCCCACAGCGTTACCGTTACGGACGGGAACGGATGTACGGCCGTAGGGTCCGTTTTACTGGAAGAACCGGCTGTCCTGACGAATTTTATCACCACTCAACCGGCTTCCTGCAACCCCGAACCGGATGGATTAGCGACGGCCAATGCGCAGGGGGGTACGCCTCCCTACCGGTATTCCTGGAGCGACGGGCAAAGCCAGGCCAATGCCCAGAGCCTGGCCATGGGGGTTTACACGTTGACCCTTACCGACGCCAACGGCTGCGCGCTCACCGATACGGTCGAAGTAGACGGTATTCCGTTTATCAGCCTTAGCCTGGAATCCCGTGATGTCAGTTGCAACGGCGGCGCCGACGGGGTTGTTTCTGTAAATGCTCAGGGAGGTTCCGGCAATTATTCCTATAACTGGAGTGCCGGGGTTTCTTCCGGGCTCCAGGCCAGTGGGCTCAGCGCCGGCAGCTATTTTGTAACCGTTGCAGACGAGCTGGGCTGCGAGTCTGTTGCTTCCGTTATGGTCGAAGAACCTTCTGCTTTGTCCCTGGAGGCGGTAGTGGGCAGGGTGTCCTGTTCCGGAGAGCGGGACGGGCGCATTTCCCTTTTCGTTGCGGGAGGGGCAAATCCCTACAGCATCCTGTGGAACACGGGGGACACTACCCTGGCCATCGAAGAACTGGGCGTCGGCGCCTATTCGGCAACCGTCACCGACGCCAACGGCTGCCGGGCCAGCCGCGCCGATGAAGTGGTGGAGGCCAGCCCCATCGGCGTTTCCATCGAAATAGAAGATGCCGATTGTTATGGCGAGCCAACCGGAGCGGTTCGGGTGGAGGCCAGCGGCGGCCTGCCTCCGTTTGCCTACCGTTGGCCCGGCGGAGAGACGGCGCCTGCCCTGGAAGGGATTCCGGCGGGCAGTTACGCCCTCTCCATTACAGACGCAGCCGGGTGCGAAATCGTTGAAGAGATAGTAGTGGGGCAGCCATCTGGGCCGTTGGAAGCTGCCGTCACTCCGGTTGATGTCAGTTGCTTTGGGAAAAAGGACGGGCGGATCGAGATCGCCGGCTCCGGCGGCACTCCCTTCTACCGCTATAGCCTGGATGGAGATTTTTTCTCCGGAAACAATGCTTTCATTGGGTTGGCGCCCGGCTCTTATAACGTGTATATTCAGGACATCAATGGTTGCGCTTTCCGCGCCGGGGCCGTAACGGTAGGAGAACCCCAGCCTATTTTGGTGAATCTGGGAGAAACCAGAGCGGCAGGCTTTGGCGAGGCCATCCGCCTGCAACCGGAGGTTACAGGTGGAGTAGGGGCGCTGGCGTACTATTGGGAACCCCTCGATTCCAGCCTCCTAAGCTGTTTCGATTGCAGTACGCCCCTGGTTACGGTTACTGGCCAGGCCAGCATCAAAGCCATTGTAACCGATGAGAAAGGATGTACCGGAGAGGATATCGTGACGGTATATCCTCAAAAAGACCGCCCCGTCTTTGTGCCGACCGGGTTTACCCCGAATGGAGACGGCAGCAACGACCGCCTGCTGGTCCACGCCAAAGAAGATATCGAAATCCTGGTGTTGTTTTTCAGGGTCTATGATCGCTGGGGGGAGCTGCTCTTTGAGGCCAACGGGTTCGAGCCTAATGATGAGAATTATGGCTGGGACGGCGCCTACCGGGGCCAGCCGGCGCAGGGCGGGGTGTATATCTGGCACGTTGGCGTGGAGTTTGTCGATGGCAACCGGGAGGAAGTGAGGGGCAATAGTACGTTGGTGCGGTAG